The Aphanothece sacrum FPU1 nucleotide sequence CTCAATAAATTTTTTAACACATCTAAAGCTTCATCTATTGCTTGACATCCTTCTGAATTATCAGGAAATAATTGATTAATAATTGTTATAGTATCCATTATACGTTGAGAAAAGGAATCGATAATCGGTTCAAACTGACCTCCCTGTGATTTTGGTTGAGGTATGGAAACAGGACTTTTTACTCTAGAAGTTGCACCAATAGCAAAAGAGATACCATTCTCAAGATATACTTCAATAATGGAAACGTTAGCTTTAGGAAATGGCTTTTTTAAATAAAGATTACGAATTATCTGAGCATTGTGACGTAACCTTGTTTTAATTTTGTTATTCATAACATAGACAGTAGGGTGGGCATTGCCCACCCCACCATTATCAGGTTGAAAGTTAAGCCCGAATTTCAACCGTACTGGTTTGTAAAGCTTCCACCAAAGAACGAACCGCCGCTACCATAGCGATAGGGTCATTAAGTTGGTTAATAGCAGAACCTACACCCACACCAGATGCACCTGCAGCAATAGCTAAAGGAACAGTAACAGAAGACAACCCAGACGCACATAAAACGGGAACTGATACCGCACGGGAGATACTATAAGCTGCTGCTAAAGTAGGGGTTGCTTTTTCCATTAACCCTAATATCCCAGGGTGAGTCGGTTGACTACTGGTTCCCCCTTCAGTTTGAATAATATCAGCCCCAGCATTGACTAAAGCTTCTGCGAGTTCCACTTGTTCATCGAGGGGCAGAATATGAGGAACCGTTACCGATAAAGTAATATGAGGTAAGAGAGATCGCGTTTTCTGAGTTAATTCTAAAACCTCAGCAGCTTCAAAACGTCGTCCTTGGCCATAGAAAGCATCAAAATTACCAATTTCGATTAAATCTGCTCCAGCATCAACCGCTTCAACGAATAATAAAGGTTCTACAGCCGAAACACAGATAGGTAAATCAATTAATTGACGTACATGACGAACTAAAGCCGCATCAGCCGCAATATCCACAAAAGTGGCTCCTCCAGCTTGTGCGGCTTGGACAATAGCACTAACTTTGTCCGTATCAAAATTGGTTAAGCCACTAATCACTTTAAGGGCTTTACGTTGAGTTAATGCGTTCTGTAATTGAGAATGGATAGTCATATTAGTCATATTGCTGGAGCGATGGTTTATTGGTTGGCAAAAATTCATCTCATCGTTAACCTGACGGTGTAACGGGAGTCTTCTTTGGCATTTTTAAAGATAGAATTTCCCGCTCAAGAAGTAACACGGATAACAGCTATCAAAAAAGCCTGTGCTAAAATCAGCTTATCATGGGTAAGCAGCAGATGATGGGTACATAAAAAAATGTTTGAACGCTTTACAGAAAAAGCTATTAAGGTGATCATGCTGGCTCAAGAAGAAGCCCGCCGTCTCGGTCATAACTTTGTCGGGACGGAACAAATTCTTCTAGGCCTGATTGGTGAAGGTACAGGAGTCGCAGCCAAAGTTCTTAAGTCGATGGGAGTTAATCTAAAAGATGCTCGCATCGAAGTCGAAAAAATTATTGGCCGCGGTTCAGGATTCGTTGCAGTTGAAATTCCCTTTACGCCCAGAGCCAAAAGAGTTTTAGAACTTTCTTTAGAAGAAGCTCGACAATTGGGCCATAACTATATTGGCACAGAACATCTCTTATTGGGATTAATCCGAGAAGGGGAAGGTGTGGCAGCACGGGTACTAGAAAATTTAGGCGTTGATTTGTCTAAAGTTCGTACTCAAGTTATTCGTCAATTAGGAGAAACTGCCGAGGTAGCGGCCGGTGGTGGTTCTTCAGGACGGACTAAAACCCCAACCCTGGACGAATTTGGCTCTAATCTCACTCAAATGGCGGCCGATGGCAAACTTGATCCGGTTGTCGGACGACAAAAAGAAATTGAGCGGGTGATCCAAATTCTGGGCCGTCGTACCAAAAATAACCCCGTTCTTATTGGAGAACCAGGGGTCGGTAAAACCGCGATCGCGGAAGGATTAGCCCAACGTATCGCCAATAAGGATATTCCTGACATTCTCGAAGATAAAAGAGTTGTCACCCTCGATATTGGCTTATTAGTCGCCGGAACCAAGTACCGGGGTGAATTTGAGGAACGTCTTAAAAAGATCATGGACGAAATTCGTCAAGCGGGGAATGTGGTTCTCGTTATTGATGAAGTTCATACCCTCATTGGTGCTGGTGCGGCTGAAGGTGCGATCGATGCGGCTAATATTCTCAAACCGGCCTTAGCACGGGGAGAACTCCAATGTATTGGGGCTACCACCCTGGATGAATACCGTAAGCATATTGAACGGGATGCAGCCCTAGAGCGTCGTTTTCAACCCGTTATGGTGGGTGAACCTTCCGTTGAGGAAACCATCGAAATTCTCTATGGACTGCGGGAACGCTATGAGCAACATCATAAGTTAAAAATCTTGGATGAAGCTCTTGAAGCTGCCGCTAAACTATCTGATCGTTACATTTCTGACCGTTATCTTCCCGATAAAGCCATTGACTTAGTTGATGAAGCTGGATCACGGGTACGATTGATGAATTCCCAACTGCCACCAGCGGCCAAAGAATTAGACAAAGAACTGCGTTCTGTTCTCAAACAAAAAGATGACGCGGTTCGGGCCCAAGACTTTGACAAGGCTGGAGAATTACGGGATCTCGAAATGGATCTTAAATCCCAAATTCGGGCTATTTCCTCGGCTAAGAAAACGGAAGGGGACTCAGACGAACCTTTTGTAGATGCGGAAGAAATCGCTCATATTGTGGCTTCTTGGACGGGCGTTCCTGTTAATAAGTTGACGGAAACTGAGTCCGAAAAACTGTTACACATGGAAGATACCCTACATCAGCGTTTAATTGGTCAAGAAGACGCAGTTAAAGCGGTATCACGGGCGATTCGTCGGGCGCGGGTGGGCTTGAAAAATCCTAACCGTCCCATCGCTAGTTTTATCTTTTCTGGCCCTACTGGGGTCGGTAAGACTGAGTTAACGAAAGCATTGGCGGCTTATTTCTTCGGATCAGAAGATTCCATGATTCGTCTGGATATGTCCGAGTATATGGAACGTCACACCGTTTCTAAGTTAATTGGGTCGCCTCCTGGTTATGTGGGTTATAACGAAGGGGGACAACTAACTGAAGCGGTTCGTCGTCGTCCTTATACGGTGGTGCTGTTTGACGAAATCGAAAAAGCTCACCCCGATGTCTTCAATATGCTTCTGCAAATTCTTGAAGATGGTCGCTTGACTGATGCTAAGGGTCGCACAGTGGATTTCAAAAATACTCTGTTAATCATGACCTCTAATATTGGGTCTAAGGTGATTGAAAAAGGTGGTGGCGGTTTAGGATTTGAGTTCGCTCAAGACCAAGCAGATGCTCAATATAACCGCATTCGTTCCTTGGTCAATGAGGAATTAAAACAATACTTCCGTCCTGAATTCCTTAACCGTCTTGATGAGATTATCGTCTTCCGTCAGTTGAATAAGGAAGAAGTTAAGGAAATCGCTGAAATTCTGCTTAAGGAAGTGTTTGGTCGTTTGACTGAGAAGGGTATTAGCTTAAATGTCACTAATAAGTTTAAGGAACGTTTAGTCGAAGAAGGCTACAATCCTGCTTATGGGGCCAGACCTTTACGCCGTGCGATTATGCGCCTTTTAGAAGATGTCTTAGCAGAAGAAATTCTGTCGGGTCGTGTCGGTGATGGAGATGCGGCGATCGTAGACATTGACGAACAAGGACAGGTTAAGGTGTTTCCTGGTGAGAAACAACAACCCGTATTAGCGAAAGCGACGGATTAATTAATCTTTTGTAGGGTGGGCATTGCCCACCTTATTGATAGCATTAACCCTTAAAATAAACGGTAGCAGATATCAATTATCCTACCGTTTTTTATTGATGTTTAGATGAAATGTAACACATTATCCTAAGTACGAATATAATGTTAATCACTGGAAAAGTGAGATTTATAACTTTCGCTTACAGTTACAACGTCGTATG carries:
- a CDS encoding DUF561 domain-containing protein; protein product: MTIHSQLQNALTQRKALKVISGLTNFDTDKVSAIVQAAQAGGATFVDIAADAALVRHVRQLIDLPICVSAVEPLLFVEAVDAGADLIEIGNFDAFYGQGRRFEAAEVLELTQKTRSLLPHITLSVTVPHILPLDEQVELAEALVNAGADIIQTEGGTSSQPTHPGILGLMEKATPTLAAAYSISRAVSVPVLCASGLSSVTVPLAIAAGASGVGVGSAINQLNDPIAMVAAVRSLVEALQTSTVEIRA
- a CDS encoding ATP-dependent Clp protease ATP-binding subunit, translating into MFERFTEKAIKVIMLAQEEARRLGHNFVGTEQILLGLIGEGTGVAAKVLKSMGVNLKDARIEVEKIIGRGSGFVAVEIPFTPRAKRVLELSLEEARQLGHNYIGTEHLLLGLIREGEGVAARVLENLGVDLSKVRTQVIRQLGETAEVAAGGGSSGRTKTPTLDEFGSNLTQMAADGKLDPVVGRQKEIERVIQILGRRTKNNPVLIGEPGVGKTAIAEGLAQRIANKDIPDILEDKRVVTLDIGLLVAGTKYRGEFEERLKKIMDEIRQAGNVVLVIDEVHTLIGAGAAEGAIDAANILKPALARGELQCIGATTLDEYRKHIERDAALERRFQPVMVGEPSVEETIEILYGLRERYEQHHKLKILDEALEAAAKLSDRYISDRYLPDKAIDLVDEAGSRVRLMNSQLPPAAKELDKELRSVLKQKDDAVRAQDFDKAGELRDLEMDLKSQIRAISSAKKTEGDSDEPFVDAEEIAHIVASWTGVPVNKLTETESEKLLHMEDTLHQRLIGQEDAVKAVSRAIRRARVGLKNPNRPIASFIFSGPTGVGKTELTKALAAYFFGSEDSMIRLDMSEYMERHTVSKLIGSPPGYVGYNEGGQLTEAVRRRPYTVVLFDEIEKAHPDVFNMLLQILEDGRLTDAKGRTVDFKNTLLIMTSNIGSKVIEKGGGGLGFEFAQDQADAQYNRIRSLVNEELKQYFRPEFLNRLDEIIVFRQLNKEEVKEIAEILLKEVFGRLTEKGISLNVTNKFKERLVEEGYNPAYGARPLRRAIMRLLEDVLAEEILSGRVGDGDAAIVDIDEQGQVKVFPGEKQQPVLAKATD